The sequence GGCGCTCCGGCCGGGCCGTACCGGACGATGGTCGCCTCGGTCGACGCGGCGATGGCGAAGTCCTACGCCAACCCGATGCTGGCCGCGACGCCCGAGACGGTGGCCCGGGTGATCGAGCGGGCGATCACCGCCCGCCGCCCCCGCACCCGCTACCTGGTCACCGCCGCCGCGTGGGCGATGGTGCACACCCGCCGGCTGCTCGGCGCGCGGGTCTTCGACGCGGTCGCCCGGCTCCAGTTCCGCTGAGCCGCCCGGCGGCGCGCCGATCGGGCCCGGCGCGCCGCCCCGCTGTGCCGACCGGCACGCCGGACACCCACGCCCGGGTGTGCCGATCCCGGCCCGCCCGGGCGGCGGCGCGACTAGCGTCGGTGGGGTCGGCGTGGCCGTACCGTGCGGGGCGCCCGGGAGGTGAGCCGGATGACCGGATCCGCCGGCGCGCCGGTGGTCGCCGGCATCAGCGTGTTGCCGCAGGCCATGGAGGTCGTCCGGGAGGCCACCCGGGCGGCCGCCGCGCACCGCCGGAACCTCGTCCTGCTGCACGCCTTCAACTGGCAGGCGGCGTTCGAGGCGACCTCGGTCGCCGAGCCCCGCGCCGAGGCCGAAGAGATGATCGCCCGGGCCGCCGCGACCGCCGCCGAGATCGAGCCGGCCGTGTCGGTCAGCGGCGAGATCGTCGAGGGCCCCCCGCTGGACGCGCTGATCCGCCGTTCCGAGTCGGCGTTCCTGGTGGCCGTCGGCGACGGCGGCATGACCACCTGCGGGGACTGCGTACCCCCCGACGCGCCGGCGGTGCAGCTCGCCGCCCGCGCCGGCTGCCCGGTGCTGGTGGTCCGCCGCGAGCCGCCCGTCGCCGGGCCGGTGCTGGTCGGGGTGGACGGGTCGGCGAGTTCACGGACGGCGCTCGACTTCGCCTTCGACTGCACCGCCCGCCGGGAGGCCCGGCTGCTCGCGGTGCGGGTCGTCGAGCCGGGACGGCCCGACGGCGGCGACGAGGTGCTCATCGAGGCGGTGGCCGAGGTAGGGCGGCGGTACCCCGGCGTCGCGGCGGAGTGCCACACCGTCCGCGGCGACCCGGGCGCCGTCCTGGTCGAGCAGTCACGGTCGGCGCAGCTGGCGCTGGTCGGCGCCCGGGGCGACGAGCCGTGGCGCGGGATGCTGGGCGCGGTGAGCCAGACCCTGCTCTACCACGCGCCGTCGCCGGTCATCGTGGTCCGTGGCTTGACCGCCACACCACCGGACGGGCCGTGACGCCCCCCGGTCCCGGGACCAACGGCCCTGATCCACTCGCACCCGGCCGGGTCAAGCTGGACACGCCCCGGGTGATATCCGCCTTCGGGCTGCAGAAGTCCCCGACGCGCGAGAGGCTATTGCAGCATGGACACCGCTCTCGACCTGCACAGCCCACTGACCGAAGACGAGCTGCGCCGGCTGGACGCCTACTGGCGGGCGGCTAACTACCTCACCGTCGGGCAGATCTACCTGCTCGACAACCCGCTGCTCCGCGAGCCGTTGCAGCCCGAGCACCTCAAGCCGCGGCTGCTCGGCCACTGGGGCACCAGCCCGGGTCTCAACCTGCTCTACGCCCACCTCAACCGGGTCATCGTCAACCGTGACCTGTCTGCCATGTTCGTCACCGGCCCCGGCCACGGCGGCCCGGCCCTG comes from Micromonospora purpureochromogenes and encodes:
- a CDS encoding universal stress protein; this translates as MTGSAGAPVVAGISVLPQAMEVVREATRAAAAHRRNLVLLHAFNWQAAFEATSVAEPRAEAEEMIARAAATAAEIEPAVSVSGEIVEGPPLDALIRRSESAFLVAVGDGGMTTCGDCVPPDAPAVQLAARAGCPVLVVRREPPVAGPVLVGVDGSASSRTALDFAFDCTARREARLLAVRVVEPGRPDGGDEVLIEAVAEVGRRYPGVAAECHTVRGDPGAVLVEQSRSAQLALVGARGDEPWRGMLGAVSQTLLYHAPSPVIVVRGLTATPPDGP